A region from the Halomarina litorea genome encodes:
- the gpmI gene encoding 2,3-bisphosphoglycerate-independent phosphoglycerate mutase: protein MRAALVILDGWGLGVDDEYGPGTGGRDAVSAADTPTVDDYRESGAFTTLSTHGRWVGLPDGQMGNSEVGHLTIGAGRVVKQDSTRISDAIESGDIAENEALGGAFDHAREHGGQVHFMGLVSDGGVHSLQTHLHALVELAADRGIEAVTHAFTDGRDTAPKGGTGYLRELEAVAEDHGTGHVATVCGRYYAMDRDTNWERTKRAYDAIVHREAPHEAASAVEAVESSYERGETDEFVEPTLVAGGPALDDGDSIVFVNFRSDRARQLVRMLGDVRPEWEFETDPPDVHLVTMTEYDETFTFPVAFPPTQPADTLGEVVAGRGWTQARLAESEKYAHVTYFLNGGREVEFDGERRRIVESPDVPTYDQQPEMSAPKLTDTAIEVVETEDPDLLVLNYANADMVGHTGDFDAAVAACEAVDEQVGRLVPALREAGAAVMLTADHGNADDMGTPDDPHTAHTTNPVPAVLLGSAEGQREYALRDDAGLAAIAPTLLELLDIETPEAMTGESMLS, encoded by the coding sequence ATGAGAGCGGCCCTCGTGATTCTGGACGGGTGGGGTCTGGGCGTCGACGACGAGTACGGTCCCGGGACGGGCGGGCGCGACGCCGTGAGCGCGGCCGACACACCGACGGTCGACGACTACCGCGAGTCCGGGGCGTTCACCACCCTCTCGACGCACGGCCGATGGGTCGGCCTCCCCGACGGCCAGATGGGCAACAGCGAGGTGGGCCACCTCACCATCGGCGCCGGCCGGGTGGTGAAACAGGACTCGACGCGCATCTCCGACGCCATCGAGTCGGGCGACATCGCCGAAAACGAAGCGCTCGGGGGGGCGTTCGACCACGCCCGCGAGCACGGGGGGCAGGTTCACTTCATGGGCCTCGTCAGCGACGGCGGCGTCCACTCCCTCCAGACGCACCTCCACGCACTCGTCGAACTCGCCGCCGACCGGGGAATAGAGGCCGTCACCCACGCGTTCACCGACGGCCGGGACACCGCCCCGAAGGGCGGCACGGGCTACCTCCGCGAACTGGAGGCCGTCGCCGAGGACCACGGGACGGGGCACGTGGCGACCGTCTGCGGGCGCTACTACGCGATGGACCGCGACACGAACTGGGAGCGCACGAAACGGGCCTACGACGCCATCGTCCACCGCGAGGCACCACACGAGGCCGCGAGCGCCGTCGAGGCGGTCGAGTCGTCGTACGAACGGGGGGAGACGGACGAGTTCGTCGAACCGACGCTGGTCGCGGGCGGGCCCGCGCTGGACGATGGCGATTCGATCGTCTTCGTCAACTTCCGGTCGGACCGCGCCCGCCAACTGGTGCGAATGCTCGGCGACGTCCGCCCCGAGTGGGAGTTCGAGACCGACCCACCGGACGTCCACCTCGTGACGATGACCGAGTACGACGAGACGTTTACCTTCCCCGTCGCGTTCCCGCCGACCCAACCAGCGGACACCCTCGGTGAAGTCGTCGCCGGGCGAGGGTGGACGCAGGCCCGCCTCGCCGAGTCCGAGAAGTACGCCCACGTCACCTACTTCCTCAACGGCGGCCGGGAGGTGGAGTTCGACGGCGAACGCCGGCGCATCGTGGAGAGTCCCGACGTGCCGACCTACGACCAACAGCCCGAGATGAGCGCGCCGAAACTCACCGACACGGCCATCGAGGTGGTCGAGACCGAGGACCCGGACCTCCTCGTGCTCAACTACGCGAACGCGGACATGGTGGGTCACACGGGCGACTTCGACGCCGCCGTCGCGGCCTGTGAGGCGGTGGACGAACAGGTGGGCCGCCTCGTCCCCGCGCTCCGCGAGGCGGGCGCGGCCGTCATGTTGACCGCCGACCACGGCAACGCCGACGACATGGGGACACCCGACGACCCGCACACGGCACACACGACGAACCCCGTGCCCGCCGTCCTCCTCGGGTCCGCGGAGGGGCAGCGAGAGTACGCACTCCGCGACGACGCGGGACTGGCCGCCATCGCCCCCACCCTCCTCGAACTGCTGGACATCGAGACGCCCGAGGCGATGACCGGCGAGTCGATGCTGTCCTGA
- a CDS encoding MTH1187 family thiamine-binding protein, producing the protein MTVIAMLSVAPVVEGSMSEEVAKAVAALDDFDVSYETNPMGTVIEADTIGELLDAVEAAHTAVDGDRVSTFLKIDDKRTSDQRARDKVDAVEKHLGREAKRER; encoded by the coding sequence ATGACAGTCATCGCGATGCTGAGCGTGGCGCCCGTGGTCGAAGGGAGCATGAGCGAGGAGGTGGCGAAGGCCGTCGCCGCCCTCGACGACTTCGACGTGAGCTACGAGACGAACCCGATGGGGACGGTCATCGAGGCCGACACCATCGGCGAACTCCTCGACGCGGTGGAGGCAGCCCACACCGCCGTCGACGGCGACCGGGTGAGCACGTTCCTGAAGATAGATGACAAGCGCACGAGCGACCAGCGTGCGAGGGACAAGGTCGACGCCGTCGAGAAGCACCTCGGACGGGAGGCGAAGCGGGAGCGCTGA
- a CDS encoding DUF4349 domain-containing protein, protein MRTTGRTLAVVALVCCLVLAGCSGMGGDGGAGDGAQERQAGDGPGSGSSGGDGGGAPAQGEAETGGSVGQVAASQALIRTGTANLNVSDYDAARANLTAAATAMGGFVADSKERSHEVGNDSFTTGTVVFRVPSENFTAFFDAVTAEGEVLSATTTTEDVTDQLVDIEARLANERAQRDRLRALYENASDTEDVLAVSEKLSDVQETIERLEARLRALEGRVALSTVTVELREPRPEPATEPQASWYDTAVVDAFVSSVGGVGTLLRATVVGLAYALPYLLVVGLPLVGGLLAVRRFR, encoded by the coding sequence ATGCGCACGACAGGTCGAACCCTCGCGGTGGTGGCCCTCGTCTGCTGTCTGGTCCTCGCCGGCTGTTCGGGGATGGGTGGCGACGGCGGGGCCGGCGACGGCGCCCAGGAACGGCAGGCCGGAGACGGTCCCGGAAGTGGGAGTAGCGGCGGTGACGGCGGCGGCGCGCCCGCGCAGGGCGAGGCGGAGACGGGTGGGTCAGTCGGACAGGTCGCCGCCTCGCAGGCGCTGATACGGACCGGGACGGCTAATCTGAACGTCTCGGACTACGACGCGGCGCGGGCGAACCTGACGGCGGCCGCGACGGCGATGGGCGGGTTCGTCGCCGACTCGAAGGAGCGCTCCCACGAGGTGGGCAACGACTCGTTTACGACGGGCACCGTCGTGTTCCGCGTCCCGTCGGAGAACTTCACGGCGTTCTTCGACGCGGTGACGGCCGAGGGCGAGGTGCTGTCGGCGACAACGACCACCGAGGACGTCACCGACCAACTCGTCGACATCGAGGCCCGCCTCGCCAACGAACGCGCCCAGCGCGACCGGTTGCGCGCGCTCTACGAGAACGCGAGCGACACCGAGGACGTCCTCGCGGTGAGCGAGAAGCTCTCCGACGTACAGGAGACCATCGAGCGCCTCGAAGCGCGCCTCCGGGCGCTCGAGGGTCGCGTCGCGCTCTCGACGGTCACCGTCGAACTGCGCGAACCCAGACCCGAACCGGCGACCGAACCGCAGGCCTCGTGGTACGACACGGCGGTCGTCGACGCGTTCGTCTCCTCGGTCGGCGGGGTGGGGACGCTCCTCCGGGCGACGGTTGTCGGCCTCGCGTACGCGCTCCCGTACCTGCTGGTGGTGGGCCTCCCGCTCGTCGGCGGCCTCCTCGCGGTCCGGCGGTTCCGGTAG
- a CDS encoding alpha/beta fold hydrolase, translated as MTDVRRVTANGLTFEYRHAGDPDGRLALCLHGFPDDAGTFDPLLNRLADAGYHAVAPYMRGYGPTDRAPDGDYSALALGRDALALVSELDGTDETVLLGHDWGAAACYVAAALDPSAVGSLVTLAVPPNFGHRLREHPRQWLRSWYMAAFQFPGSERLLRMADYALVEFLWSTWSPGWDYPEARLDAVRDTLRTPGSTTAALEYYRQSPPFRAGGPPARFDTSALVLHGADDGCIGPELFAGAGEAFTGERRVARVREAGHFLHRERPDVVAAEVLDWLA; from the coding sequence ATGACCGACGTGCGCAGGGTGACTGCCAACGGGTTGACCTTCGAGTACCGCCACGCGGGCGACCCCGACGGCCGACTCGCGCTCTGCCTCCACGGATTCCCCGACGACGCGGGGACGTTCGACCCGCTCCTCAACCGACTGGCCGACGCGGGCTACCACGCCGTCGCACCGTACATGCGGGGCTACGGCCCCACCGACCGCGCCCCGGACGGCGACTACTCGGCGCTCGCGCTGGGACGTGACGCCCTCGCGCTCGTCTCCGAACTCGACGGGACGGACGAGACGGTGCTCCTCGGCCACGACTGGGGGGCCGCGGCGTGTTACGTCGCGGCCGCCCTCGACCCCTCGGCGGTCGGGTCGCTCGTCACACTCGCCGTCCCGCCCAACTTCGGCCACCGCCTCCGCGAGCATCCCCGCCAGTGGCTCCGGTCGTGGTACATGGCGGCCTTCCAGTTCCCCGGGAGCGAGCGCCTCCTGCGGATGGCCGACTACGCGCTGGTGGAGTTCCTCTGGTCGACGTGGTCGCCGGGGTGGGATTACCCCGAGGCGCGCCTCGACGCGGTCCGGGACACCCTCCGAACGCCGGGGAGTACGACGGCCGCCCTGGAGTACTACCGGCAGTCGCCGCCGTTTCGCGCCGGTGGGCCGCCAGCGCGCTTCGATACGAGCGCGCTGGTCCTCCACGGTGCCGACGACGGCTGCATCGGCCCCGAACTGTTCGCGGGGGCGGGCGAGGCGTTCACGGGCGAGCGCCGGGTCGCGCGGGTGCGGGAGGCGGGGCACTTCCTGCACCGCGAACGCCCCGACGTGGTCGCAGCGGAGGTGCTGGACTGGCTCGCGTGA
- a CDS encoding YihY/virulence factor BrkB family protein translates to MNDVVPGSDEGARSARLARIEEVLRAIVREARAEKLTFMAGSIAYHAFVSLLPLLVLLIAVFSSFGISLEAGIASLTRAMLTEEAGTALVEQITSSEQSAGLSALGGLVLLWGTLRIFRGLDTAFSDIYESEAENTALDQFADGLVVLGTFAVAIVAASYVGGRLPVYGAGLPAVALRQAILVVGLAVTFFPMYYVFPDTDVSVVEVLPGVLVAAVGLTTFATLFQYYVEFSSQGSSSNVVANVVLLLTWLYFSGLVILLGVAVNAVLSNRSRDVSIDPVFGGVPRGHDRPLADRETLVRELDRLARLLDDDPESVTVVVDGEEVALHPPQSLTVDESPEFGFGDDAVSVELRWTPREMRTERSE, encoded by the coding sequence ATGAACGACGTCGTGCCGGGGTCGGACGAGGGGGCCCGGAGCGCCCGCCTCGCACGAATCGAGGAGGTGCTCCGCGCCATCGTCCGGGAGGCCCGCGCGGAGAAACTCACCTTCATGGCGGGCAGCATCGCCTACCACGCCTTCGTCTCCCTGCTCCCTCTGCTCGTCCTCCTCATCGCCGTCTTCTCCTCGTTCGGCATCTCGCTGGAGGCGGGCATCGCCTCGCTCACCCGCGCGATGCTCACCGAGGAGGCGGGGACGGCGCTGGTCGAGCAGATAACGAGTTCCGAGCAGTCGGCGGGCCTCTCGGCGCTCGGCGGCCTCGTGCTCCTGTGGGGGACGCTCCGCATCTTCCGCGGTCTCGACACCGCCTTCTCGGACATCTACGAGTCGGAGGCCGAGAACACCGCCCTCGACCAGTTCGCGGACGGCCTCGTCGTCCTCGGGACGTTCGCGGTGGCCATCGTCGCCGCCAGCTACGTCGGCGGTCGCCTCCCCGTCTACGGCGCGGGACTCCCTGCCGTCGCGCTCCGGCAGGCGATTCTCGTCGTCGGCCTCGCGGTGACGTTCTTCCCGATGTACTACGTCTTCCCCGACACGGACGTGAGCGTCGTGGAGGTGCTGCCGGGGGTGCTGGTCGCCGCCGTCGGCCTGACGACGTTCGCCACGCTGTTCCAGTACTACGTCGAGTTCTCCAGTCAGGGGTCGAGTTCGAACGTCGTCGCCAACGTCGTCCTCCTGTTGACGTGGCTCTACTTCTCGGGGCTGGTCATCCTGCTCGGCGTGGCGGTCAACGCCGTCCTCTCGAACCGGAGTCGGGACGTGAGCATCGACCCCGTGTTCGGGGGCGTCCCGCGCGGCCACGACCGACCGCTGGCCGACCGGGAGACGCTGGTCCGCGAACTGGACCGCCTCGCCCGCCTGCTGGACGACGACCCCGAGTCGGTCACCGTGGTCGTGGACGGCGAGGAGGTGGCCCTCCACCCGCCCCAGTCGCTGACCGTCGACGAGTCCCCGGAGTTCGGGTTCGGAGACGACGCGGTGTCGGTCGAGTTGCGGTGGACGCCACGCGAGATGCGAACGGAGCGAAGCGAGTGA
- a CDS encoding GNAT family N-acetyltransferase has translation MTDTTTVREPSDGDVARIREIADSTLTASYALSPQQLDGIVEARFGEDQIREWIGRDDVVALVAEVEGPDGDRRVAGVVEGTVDGDTGTVRWLFVDPELQGRGAGTALFEAVREHLRDRGVDRVRANTLEANTEGHQFFESFDFEQVSERDLTIGEEEFVEYVYGEADEEAETDADTDARDDETTSFPDTERTDGTRRATTEDGETVFVDDEDGRSGTVGAFFPAYSDESFDERFGFYCSNCGSLQTAMDNEERVECTECGNTHEPRSSEAYDDAYL, from the coding sequence ATGACCGACACCACAACAGTCAGAGAGCCGTCCGACGGAGACGTAGCGCGCATCCGAGAGATCGCCGACAGCACCCTGACGGCGTCGTACGCCCTGAGCCCGCAGCAACTCGACGGCATCGTCGAGGCGCGGTTCGGCGAGGACCAGATCCGCGAGTGGATCGGCCGGGACGACGTCGTCGCCCTCGTCGCCGAGGTGGAGGGGCCGGACGGCGACCGGCGCGTCGCCGGCGTCGTCGAGGGGACCGTCGACGGCGACACCGGGACCGTCCGGTGGCTGTTCGTCGACCCGGAACTGCAGGGGCGCGGGGCGGGGACGGCGCTGTTCGAGGCCGTCCGGGAGCACCTGCGCGACAGGGGCGTCGACCGCGTGCGCGCCAACACGCTGGAGGCGAACACCGAAGGTCACCAGTTCTTCGAGTCCTTCGACTTCGAGCAGGTGAGCGAACGCGACCTCACCATCGGCGAGGAGGAGTTCGTCGAGTACGTCTACGGCGAGGCCGACGAGGAGGCCGAGACGGACGCCGACACCGACGCGAGGGACGACGAGACCACCTCGTTCCCCGACACCGAGCGGACCGACGGGACGCGCCGGGCGACCACCGAGGACGGCGAGACGGTGTTCGTCGACGACGAGGACGGCCGGTCGGGGACCGTGGGTGCGTTCTTCCCCGCCTACAGCGACGAGTCGTTCGATGAACGCTTCGGGTTCTACTGTAGCAACTGCGGGTCGCTCCAGACCGCGATGGACAACGAGGAGCGCGTCGAGTGCACCGAGTGCGGGAACACCCACGAACCGCGCTCGAGCGAGGCGTACGACGACGCCTACCTCTGA
- a CDS encoding DUF7344 domain-containing protein — protein sequence MSQTRSADPVVTASPGEVDESDVAETETTEAADAAEEPDEDDLFDLLSNRRRRYALHYLKQRGGTVELRDLAEQVAAWEYDSAVRDLDRRERKRVKTALHQFHLPKMDDVGVVEYDARLGRVRPAPAASDLECYLDVVAGGDLPWSGYYLGLSVLCGVVVGLAWAGVPPFGLVPPLGWAAVVVAVVGASAVGHGYHSRQRRLGADGPPPEVRR from the coding sequence ATGAGCCAGACCCGGAGCGCGGACCCGGTGGTCACGGCGTCGCCGGGGGAGGTGGACGAGAGCGACGTCGCGGAGACGGAGACGACGGAGGCGGCGGACGCGGCAGAAGAACCGGACGAGGACGACCTGTTCGACCTGCTCAGCAACCGGCGGCGGCGATACGCGCTCCACTACCTGAAACAGCGAGGCGGGACGGTCGAACTGCGGGACCTGGCCGAACAGGTCGCCGCGTGGGAGTACGACTCGGCGGTCCGGGACCTCGACCGGCGGGAGCGAAAACGGGTCAAGACGGCGCTCCACCAGTTCCACCTGCCGAAGATGGACGACGTGGGCGTCGTCGAGTACGACGCCCGCCTCGGGCGGGTCCGTCCCGCCCCCGCCGCGTCGGACCTCGAGTGCTATCTCGACGTCGTCGCGGGCGGTGACCTCCCGTGGAGCGGCTACTACCTCGGACTGTCCGTGCTCTGCGGGGTCGTCGTGGGACTCGCGTGGGCCGGCGTCCCGCCGTTCGGCCTCGTTCCCCCGCTGGGGTGGGCGGCGGTCGTCGTCGCGGTGGTCGGTGCCTCCGCGGTGGGACACGGCTACCACAGTCGACAGCGCCGACTCGGCGCGGACGGTCCCCCGCCGGAGGTCAGGCGATGA
- a CDS encoding helix-turn-helix transcriptional regulator, which translates to MSRREGATAGVEETIDLLVRRHEFVRCLRERPLEKRAMTDELGVSRSTVDRAMRELETAGIVEFVDGAYAVAPFGEVVAEAYARLEETIDVSWRLEPIYRWVSPEDFDVDPRLLADADVYVPRPGDPYAPINRHVETIREMDTYRGVIPATGQHATEAGGEAVLENGARAELVVTHDVAATQRSSGYADTMGKMIESERFRLLVTPRGTHVPYAVHVFDEEVVQIIVHDSDEPRAMLESDSPAAREWAEETYREYREVAEPIEF; encoded by the coding sequence ATGAGCCGCCGAGAGGGAGCGACCGCGGGGGTCGAGGAGACCATCGACCTGCTCGTCCGTAGACACGAGTTCGTGAGGTGTCTCCGCGAGCGACCGCTGGAGAAGCGGGCGATGACCGACGAACTGGGGGTCTCGCGGTCGACCGTGGACCGCGCGATGCGGGAACTCGAGACCGCCGGAATCGTCGAGTTCGTCGACGGGGCGTACGCGGTGGCCCCGTTCGGGGAAGTCGTCGCGGAGGCGTACGCACGGCTCGAAGAGACCATCGACGTGAGCTGGAGGCTCGAACCCATCTACCGGTGGGTGTCGCCAGAGGACTTCGACGTCGACCCGCGACTGCTCGCGGACGCCGACGTGTACGTGCCGCGACCGGGAGACCCCTACGCGCCCATCAACCGGCACGTCGAGACGATACGGGAGATGGACACCTATCGCGGCGTCATCCCCGCGACCGGTCAGCACGCGACGGAGGCGGGCGGCGAAGCCGTCCTCGAGAACGGCGCACGGGCCGAGCTAGTGGTGACCCACGATGTGGCTGCGACGCAGCGGTCTTCTGGATACGCCGACACCATGGGGAAGATGATCGAGAGCGAGCGGTTTCGACTGCTCGTCACGCCACGAGGGACGCACGTCCCGTACGCGGTCCACGTCTTTGACGAGGAAGTGGTCCAGATAATCGTCCACGACAGCGACGAACCGCGGGCCATGCTCGAGTCCGACTCGCCCGCCGCCCGCGAGTGGGCCGAGGAAACCTACCGGGAGTACCGCGAGGTCGCCGAACCCATCGAATTCTGA
- a CDS encoding helix-turn-helix transcriptional regulator, producing MSNSDVARAVVRTVRRREALVECLLDGRRDKRQLTTDLGVSRSTVDRGIRDLERHGLVDYEDGEYGLTPLGRTVADGYSVFVERVAVAERLEPFLSVAPPALDVDPLHLSDATLAVSKPSDPHAMINLHVERLRETDDHRLLLPVTGLHAYEVGHETVVDGGARAESVVTPGVADLYRGDTPYRPLYEAMTATGRYECRVTEEPIPFYLGVLDDTVQVGVTRENEPHAVLETRNPAVRRWAKATYREFRESARPLGTE from the coding sequence ATGTCGAACTCCGACGTGGCGCGCGCCGTCGTCCGGACCGTCCGTCGCCGCGAGGCCCTCGTCGAGTGTCTCCTCGACGGACGACGCGACAAACGACAGCTCACGACCGACCTCGGCGTCTCGCGGTCGACCGTCGATCGTGGAATCCGTGATCTGGAGCGACACGGCCTCGTCGACTACGAGGACGGCGAATACGGCCTCACGCCGCTGGGCCGAACGGTCGCGGACGGCTACTCGGTCTTCGTCGAGCGAGTAGCCGTCGCGGAGCGACTGGAACCGTTCCTCAGCGTCGCGCCCCCGGCGCTCGACGTCGACCCCCTCCACCTCTCGGACGCCACCCTCGCCGTCTCGAAGCCGAGCGACCCGCACGCGATGATCAACCTGCACGTCGAACGGCTCCGTGAGACCGACGACCACCGCCTGCTCCTGCCCGTGACGGGCCTCCACGCCTACGAGGTCGGCCACGAGACGGTCGTCGACGGCGGCGCGCGGGCAGAGTCGGTGGTCACGCCGGGGGTCGCAGACCTCTACCGGGGCGACACCCCGTACCGCCCGCTGTACGAGGCGATGACCGCGACCGGCCGGTACGAGTGTCGTGTTACCGAGGAGCCGATTCCGTTCTACCTCGGCGTCCTCGACGACACCGTCCAGGTCGGCGTCACCCGGGAAAACGAACCGCACGCGGTCTTGGAGACGCGGAACCCCGCGGTCAGGCGGTGGGCGAAGGCGACCTATCGGGAGTTCCGTGAGTCGGCCCGACCGCTCGGGACCGAGTGA
- a CDS encoding RNA methyltransferase, which translates to MTRTVLVPSSLVRESRDKREATRKLGYVARAATIFRVDRLVVYPDRDGERRWGGGFVRTVLAYAATPPYLRKDAWGRRDELEYVGVLPPLRAVTETGSGSDDSGSLRQGIVTEVGPDGRVRVNCGMQHPISLNVPPEMVVEEGERVTIRVSSREPLRARIVDAPVPGVSVREAELATALSWPDAGVRIAASRHGEPLSVARLGELAPRVRDGFTATFGAPERGLPEILGVTPESVSAPTGDDASDDATATPRSDEPTDGFDLWLNTVPHQGSEVIRTEEALFATLSPLNLE; encoded by the coding sequence ATGACACGAACCGTACTCGTGCCGTCGTCGCTGGTCCGGGAGTCCCGTGACAAACGGGAGGCCACACGCAAGTTGGGCTACGTCGCCCGCGCGGCGACGATATTCCGGGTCGACCGCCTCGTCGTCTATCCCGACCGGGATGGCGAACGCAGGTGGGGCGGCGGGTTCGTTCGCACCGTGTTGGCCTACGCGGCCACACCACCCTACCTCCGAAAGGACGCGTGGGGTCGGCGCGACGAGCTAGAGTACGTCGGCGTGCTGCCGCCGCTCCGTGCTGTCACGGAGACCGGCTCCGGATCGGACGATTCGGGGTCGTTAAGACAGGGAATCGTGACCGAGGTCGGACCTGACGGGCGCGTCCGGGTCAATTGCGGCATGCAACACCCAATCTCCCTCAACGTCCCACCGGAGATGGTGGTCGAGGAGGGAGAGCGCGTTACCATCAGGGTATCTTCGCGAGAACCGCTCCGCGCTCGCATCGTGGACGCGCCCGTTCCGGGCGTGTCGGTGCGGGAGGCGGAGTTGGCGACTGCGCTCTCGTGGCCCGACGCGGGCGTCCGAATCGCCGCGTCGCGTCACGGTGAGCCGTTGAGCGTCGCGCGACTGGGCGAACTCGCTCCGCGCGTGCGCGACGGGTTCACCGCGACGTTCGGGGCCCCCGAGCGCGGGTTGCCGGAGATACTCGGCGTCACCCCGGAGTCGGTGTCCGCACCGACAGGGGACGACGCCAGCGACGACGCAACCGCGACACCGCGGTCTGACGAACCCACAGATGGGTTCGACCTCTGGCTGAATACGGTTCCACACCAGGGCAGCGAGGTGATACGAACGGAGGAGGCTCTGTTCGCCACGCTCTCGCCGCTCAACCTGGAGTAA
- a CDS encoding 50S ribosomal protein L3, producing the protein MPQPSRPRKGSMGFSPRVRASSEVPRISTWPDDDGQSGVQGFAGYKAGMSHVVLINDEPNSPREGMEETVPVTVVETPPMRAVALRAYEDTPYGLRPLTEVWTDEFHEDLERAIDLPEQGDGQEQLIRDAAESGDLGDVRLITHTVPSEVPGIPKKKPDVMETRVGGGSLQERVDHAFDLVGEGGEHSASDVFRAGEFVDVAGVTSGKGTQGPVKRWGVQKRKGKHARQGWRRRIGNLGPWNPSRVRSTVPQQGQTGYHQRTELNKRIIAIGDEDVSPSGGFVNYGEVGGPYMLVKGSLPGPDKRLLRFRPAVRPNEQPRLDPEVRYVSTESNQG; encoded by the coding sequence ATGCCACAACCAAGCAGACCACGCAAAGGCTCGATGGGCTTTAGCCCGCGCGTCCGTGCGTCGAGCGAGGTGCCACGGATCAGCACCTGGCCCGACGACGACGGACAATCGGGGGTTCAGGGCTTCGCCGGCTACAAGGCCGGGATGTCCCACGTCGTTCTCATCAACGACGAGCCCAACTCGCCCCGCGAGGGGATGGAGGAGACCGTCCCTGTCACGGTCGTCGAGACCCCGCCGATGCGGGCGGTGGCCCTTCGAGCCTACGAAGACACGCCGTACGGCCTGCGACCGCTGACGGAGGTCTGGACCGACGAGTTCCACGAGGACCTCGAACGGGCCATCGACCTCCCCGAGCAGGGCGACGGCCAGGAACAGCTCATCAGGGATGCGGCGGAATCCGGCGACCTCGGGGACGTGCGTCTCATCACGCACACCGTCCCGAGCGAGGTGCCCGGCATCCCGAAGAAGAAACCGGACGTGATGGAGACGCGCGTCGGCGGCGGGTCGCTGCAAGAGCGCGTCGACCACGCCTTCGACCTCGTCGGCGAGGGCGGCGAACACTCGGCCTCGGACGTGTTCCGGGCCGGCGAGTTCGTCGACGTCGCCGGCGTCACCTCAGGGAAGGGGACGCAGGGTCCCGTCAAGCGCTGGGGCGTCCAGAAGCGCAAGGGCAAACACGCCCGTCAGGGCTGGCGGCGCCGCATCGGTAACCTCGGCCCGTGGAACCCCTCGCGCGTGCGCTCGACGGTCCCCCAGCAGGGGCAGACCGGCTACCACCAGCGCACCGAGCTCAACAAGCGCATCATCGCCATCGGCGACGAGGACGTCTCGCCGTCGGGCGGCTTCGTCAACTACGGCGAGGTCGGTGGGCCGTACATGCTCGTGAAGGGCTCCCTGCCGGGGCCCGACAAGCGCCTCCTGCGCTTCCGCCCGGCCGTCCGGCCGAACGAGCAGCCGCGCCTCGACCCCGAGGTGCGCTACGTCTCCACGGAGAGTAACCAAGGATGA
- the rpl4p gene encoding 50S ribosomal protein L4, giving the protein MTRVHDLDGGEAGDVDLPEVFETPYRPDLIRRAVRAAQANRKQDYGSDPFAGFRTPAESFGSGRGMAHVPRENGQGRRVPQTVKGRRAHPPKAEKDRTEKVNKKERKLAVRSAIAATADPELVRERGHQFDDELELPLVVSDDFEDLVKTKEVVSLLEELGVYADIERADDGKKVRAGRGTTRGRKYKRPKSILFVTSGEPSKAARNLAGVDVATAREVNAEDLAPGTHAGRLTVFTESALEEVANR; this is encoded by the coding sequence ATGACACGAGTACACGACCTGGACGGCGGCGAGGCAGGCGACGTGGACCTCCCGGAGGTCTTCGAGACGCCGTACCGCCCGGACCTCATCCGGCGGGCCGTTCGTGCCGCCCAGGCCAACCGCAAGCAGGACTACGGGTCGGACCCCTTCGCCGGGTTCCGGACCCCCGCGGAATCGTTCGGCAGCGGGCGCGGCATGGCCCACGTCCCCCGTGAGAACGGGCAGGGCCGCCGCGTCCCCCAGACGGTGAAGGGGCGCCGCGCCCACCCGCCGAAAGCCGAGAAGGACCGCACGGAGAAGGTCAACAAGAAGGAGCGCAAGCTCGCCGTCCGCTCGGCCATCGCGGCCACCGCGGACCCCGAACTCGTCCGCGAGCGCGGCCACCAGTTCGACGACGAGCTCGAACTGCCGCTGGTCGTCTCCGACGACTTCGAGGACCTCGTCAAGACGAAGGAGGTCGTCTCCCTGCTCGAGGAGCTCGGCGTCTACGCCGACATCGAGCGCGCGGACGACGGAAAGAAGGTACGTGCTGGGCGCGGGACGACCCGCGGCCGCAAGTACAAGCGCCCCAAGTCCATCCTCTTCGTGACCAGCGGCGAGCCGTCGAAGGCCGCCCGCAACCTCGCGGGGGTCGACGTCGCCACCGCACGCGAGGTCAACGCGGAGGACCTCGCGCCGGGCACCCACGCGGGTCGCCTGACCGTCTTCACCGAGTCTGCACTCGAGGAGGTCGCAAACCGATGA